A window of the Cucurbita pepo subsp. pepo cultivar mu-cu-16 chromosome LG01, ASM280686v2, whole genome shotgun sequence genome harbors these coding sequences:
- the LOC111810929 gene encoding zinc finger protein ZAT12-like, whose amino-acid sequence MMKRERDLESVTTMANCLMLLSRSSATTTTADFESSSSPPSLSPNRVFECKTCNRQFPSFQALGGHRASHKKPRIDGGNSDGSSSQGSPTKPKTHECSICGLEFAIGQALGGHMRRHRATTLLTDHGRLTNNHHPSSLSPPPRSQPPLVKKTNGGGRILCLDLNLTPSENDSKFLQLGKSISMLDCFSEFKVHI is encoded by the coding sequence ATgatgaaaagagagagagacctgGAGAGCGTAACAACCATGGCGAACTGCTTGATGTTACTTTCTCGCAGCAGCGCTACCACCACTACCGCAGATTTcgaatcttcttcttctcctccttctttaTCTCCGAATCGTGTTTTCGAGTGCAAGACTTGCAATCGGCAGTTTCCGTCGTTTCAGGCGCTTGGCGGCCACCGTGCCAGTCACAAGAAGCCGCGGATTGACGGTGGAAACTCAGATGGATCTTCCTCGCAAGGTTCTCCAACAAAGCCGAAGACGCACGAGTGTAGTATCTGTGGATTGGAGTTTGCGATTGGCCAAGCCCTAGGAGGACATATGAGGAGACATAGAGCCACCACGTTGTTGACCGATCACGGTCGCCTTACGAATAATCATCATCCGAGTAGTTTATCTCCTCCGCCGCGCTCTCAACCGCCTCTGGTCAAGAAGACGAACGGCGGTGGGAGGATTTTGTGCTTGGATCTCAACTTGACTCCGTCTGAGAACGATAGTAAGTTTCTGCAGCTTGGAAAGAGTATATCCATGCTTGATTGTTTCTCTGAATTTAAAGTACATATTTAA